TGGCCGCCGCGCCCGACGGGAGCACGGTCGCGGTGGCCGCCAGGGACGGGCGGCTGCTCCTGGTGGACGTGGCCTCCGGTGAGGTCGCCGAACTGGCCACCGCCAACGGGGAGATCGACGGGCTGGCCTGGTCGCCCGACTCCGCCTGGCTGGCGTGGTCGCACCCGGAGGCCGCGCCGCTGCGCCGGATCCGGCTGGCCCGGGCGGCGGACCGGGTCGTCACCGACGTCACCGACGGCCGGTTCGTGGACGTCTCGCCCGCGTTCGCCGGGGACTACCTGGCGTTCCTGTCCCGGCGCGGCTTCGACCCGGTCTACGACGCGCACTCCTTCGACATGTCCTTCCCGTTCGGCTACCGCCCCTACCTGGTGCCGCTGGGCGCGGCGACCCCGTCGCCGTTCGCGCCCAGCTCCGAGGGGCGGCCCGTCGGCGAGCCCGACGATGACAAGAAGAGGCGCAAGGACGATGACGCGATCACCGTCGACCTGGACGGCATCGCCGCCAGGGTCGTGCAGGTGCCGGTGCCCGAAGGGCGCTACTCGGCGCTCCGCGCGGTCAAGGGCGGATTCGTCTGGCTGCGCGAGCCGCTGGCCGGGGAACTCGGTGAGGACCGCGACAAGGCGGGGGCGGAACGGCCCCGCCCGGCGCTGGACCGTTACGACCTGGTCAAGCGCACCTGCGAGGAGGTGGTCGACAAGCTCGACTCCTACTGGGTGAGCGGCGACGGCACCCAGCTCGTCGTCCGTGACAAGGGCGCGCTCACCGTCCGCCCGGTAGCCGGCAAGAGCGGCGGCGAGGACGCGGCAGTCGACCTGTCGCGGATCCGGGTCACCGCCGACCCGCAGGCCTACCGGCGGCACGCCTACGCCCAGATGGGCCGCCGGATACGGGCCGACTTCTGGGTCGAGGACATGGCGGACGTCGAATGGGACGCCGTGCTGGAGGAGTACCGGCCGCTGGTGGAGCGCGTCGCCACCGCCGACGACTTCGCCGACCTGCTCTGGGAGGTCGTCGGAGAGCTCGGCAGCTCCCACGCCTACGTCGACGCCGCCCCGTGGGGGCATCCCGTGTCCGACGCGGTCGGCCTGCTCGGCGCCGATCTGTCCCGGGACGGCGATGGTCGCTGGCGGGTGGACCGGGTGCTGCCCGGCGAGTCCTCCGACGTGCATGCCCGCTCGCCGTTGGCCGCGCCCGGCGCGGTCATCCAGCCGGGAGAGACACTGCTGGCGATCGACGGCCGTCCGGTGCCGCCGCAGGGGCCGGCACCGCTGCTGGTCGGCTCGGCGGACAAGCCGGTCGAGCTGACCCTGGGCGGTGGGCGCAGGGCCGTGGTCACGCCGCTCGGCGACGATCGGCGGCTGCGTTACCAGGACTGGGTGGCCGGGCGCCGGGCGCACGTCCGCCTGCTGGGCGGCGGTCGCCTGGGCTACCTGCACATCCCGGACATGGTCGCCGAAGGGTGGGCGCAGTTCCACCGTGACCTGCGGAAGGAGATGACATTCGAGGGGCTCGTCGTGGACGTCCGGGGCAACCGGGGCGGTCACACCTCCCAGCTCGTCGTGGAGAAGCTGCTCCGCCGGGTCATCGGCTGGGCCCCGCCCAGAGGTCTGGAGCCGATCACCTATCCCGAGGAGGCTCCGCGGGGCCCGCTGGTCGCGGTCACCGACCAGGACGCCGGATCCGACGGCGACATCGTCACCGCCGCCTTCAAGATCTACAAGCTGGGACCGGTGGTGGGCACCCGTACCTGGGGCGGTGTCATCGGCATCGACGGCGACCACCGCCTGGCGGACGGGTCGCACATCACCGTGCCCCGGTACGGGTTCTGGTTCGAGGGGCTCGGCTGGGGAGTGGAGAACTACGGCGTCGACCCCGACGTCGAGGTGGACATCACCCCCGATGACTGGGCCGCCGGCCGGGACCCGCAGATCGAGGAGGCCGTACGGCTCGCACTGGCGGCGCTCGCCGAACGGCCCGCGGCGACCCCGCCCGACACCGCGACCCGTCCGTCCCGCCGCCGCCCGGCGCTGCCGCCCCGCCCGTAGATGACATTTGTCATCCGATGCGGCTGAGAGATCCATAGCACGTTGGTGATATCGGCGACTACCTGTGAAAACGCAGGAAAGCGACGATTGTCGGTATGACGACACCACAGCTTGCGGATGCGACCGGCGTCACGGCCGCCGGCCTCGACAACGTGATCGAGGTCGGCGGTCTCCGGCAGAGATACGGCGGCTTCGAAGCCGTGCGCGGTATCTCCTTGGAGGGCAAGGAGGCCCGGGCCCGGCCGGCTGTCACCGAGGAGCGGCTCCGCTTCTCCCGCGACCTGCACGACCTGGTCGGCCACAGCCTGTCCGCGATCGCGGTCAAGAGCGAGGTGGCGGTCAAGCTGTCGAAGGCGGATCCCGGGCGGGCGGCCGGTGAGATGGAGGAGGTGCGGGGCCGGCGCGGGAGGCGCTGAAGGAGATCCGTACGGCGGTGCGCGGCTTCATCCCCAAGGACGCCTCCGCCGACGAGTTGGCGACTGCCATACGTCGGGTAAGCTCCGGCAGACGCTATCTCGACTCGGCGATGATGGCCGGGGAGAGTCCGCTCACTGAGCGTGAGCGCGATGCTCTGGCCCTGGCCTCGCGGGGCGCGTCGGTCGGAGAGATCTCCGCCTCCCTGCACCTGACCGAGGGCACTGTCCGTAACTACCTGTCCAGCGCCATCACCAAGCTGGGTGCGGCCAACCGGATCACCGCCATCCATGTCGCCCAGCAAAAGGTTGGCGGTAAACCGTATTTTTCTCTTGAGGCGGGGCACGGGTAGGTCATGGTGGAAGAAGGCGTGAGCAGGGAGATGGGTAGAGCTCGCCGCTTTTTTCGCTTTGAGAAACTATGTGAATGCTCTGCGTGAGCATCTGGCCGCAGTGGCGGACCAGGATCGCACGCGGCCGCTTCTGCCCCGCGGCCCGGCCCAAGGAGGAGGAATGCGCGTCACAGAGAACCCCGGAGCCCAGGTGGTCAGTGTCGGCAACCGGCTCGACGTGGGTACCGTCGCCGGCGTCCGTCCGCGGCTGCACGGGGCGGTCGACTCCGGCGACGGCGATCTGATCGTGGACCTGTCCGGACTGGAGATGATCGACGCCACCGGCCTCGGGGTGCTGGTGGGAACGCACCGCCGCGCACTGGGCGCGGAACGCCGTCTCATCCTGCGCGGAGTGCCGCCGCGGGTCATGCGGGTGCTGGCCGTGACCAGGCTCAACAGGGTGCTCACCGTCGAGCTTCCCATGGCCGCGGTCGCCTGACGCCGGACGGAGACCGCCTGCCCCGGGTCGTGTGCGGCCGGCGGTCCACCGTGCCGCACGGTCGCGGCGGTTCCGCGGCGTCCTCCTCGCCCCGTGACGCTCACGTCGCGAAAGACCGGTGGAAGATGTGTATGGCGGTGTCGATCAGATGATCGACGTCGGGCGGATCGTCGGCCAGCACCCACTCGGTGAGCAGTTCCTGCATCGCGCCGATCACGCCCAGCGCCAGCAGGTGCTGATTGGCCTTGGTGGCCTCCGGCAGGTCGAAGATGTTCGTCTCGATGATCTGGGTGAACACCGCCACGGAATGCTGCCGTGACCTGGTGAGATAGTCACCCGCCCGCCGTACCTCCAGGTGCAGGATCTTGGCACGGCGCCTGTCCTCGGTGACGAAGCTGATATATGCGGCGATGCCCACCTCGACCCGGCCGGTCGGCGTTTCCGGCGCCTGTTCCATGGATTTCAGCACCGCCAGCACCGTCTCCTGCACGCACCTGTCGTGTACCGCCTGCAGCAGCTCGTTACGGCCGGAGAAGCACTCGTAGAAGGCGCGGTTGGAGATGCGGGCCAAGGTGCACAGCTTCTCGATCGTGGTCTCGGGGAAACCGAGGTCGGCATAGAGCGTGTACGCCGCGCTGACCAGACGCTCCCGACGTTCCGCCAGCCGCTCCTCCGCTGACATTCCTCTGTATGATCGCTGACTCATGTCAAGCCTCCATCGTCGGTATGGGCTTGACAAACGCTTGTTTTATCACTTCCACCTCATGATCTTGGTCCCCAAGAATCCACCATTATGGGTGCAAGATCCTTTTTGTGGAAGAGTAAGCTTGCCGATGTTTCTGTCATCCATGAAAGAAAGTGACAAGTCTGACTGCTCAGTCAAGTTCCCCGCCGTGCCGATGAACGAGATGGGGCCGTCTCTCGCCTACCGGGTGATGAAACCCCGGTCCAGGGCCGTGGTCACGGCGGCGGTGCGGTCGGAGACGCCGAGCTTGCCGAAGACACGCAGCAGATGGGTCTTGACCGTGGTCTCGCTGATGAACAGCGCCTTACCGATCTCCGCGTTCGTCAGCCCCACGGCCACCAGGGAGAGCACCTGGGCCTCGCGGGGTGACAGGGAGTCGCTCACCGGCGCCCGCATCCGGGTGACCAGCCGGGTCGCCACCGACGGCGACAGCACGGTCTCGCCCCGCGCCGCCGAGGCGATCGCGGCCAGCAGATCGGCCCTGGAGGTGTCCTTCAACAGGTATCCGGCGGCCCCCGCCTCGACCGCCCGCACGATGTCCTGGTCGGTCTCGTAGGTGGTCAGCACGATCACCCTGCTCTCCGGCCGCACGGCCAGAATGCGCGAGGTGGCGCTCACCCCGTCCCCGTCCGGCATGCGCAGGTCCATCAGGATCACGTCGGGCCGCAGCTCCCCGGCCCGCACGACCGCCTCGTCCCCCGACGCGGCCTCCCCCACCACGGTGATCTCGGGATCGGCCTCCAGCATCCCTCGCAGACCCTCGCGGACCACCGGGTGGTCATCGACGATCAACAGACGCAGCACTGTCACGCTCCATGGTCGGGCTGGTCGGCGGGGACGACGGCCACCAGGTCGGTGCCTCCGCCCGGAGGGCCGGTCACCGTGAGGGTGCCGCCCATCTGTTCGACCCGGGTGCGCATGCCGCGCAGGCCGTATCCCTCGGCGGCGGACGGGGCGAAGCCCGTGCCGTCGTCGTGGACGGTCAGCCGGGTCGCCTCGGGGGTGTACTCCAGCGTCACCGCGACGGCGTCCGCGCCGGCGTGCTTGCGCACGTTGGCCAGCGCCTCCTGCGCCGCGCGGAGCAGGACGACCTCGACCTTGGTCGGAGCCGCCCTGGAACCGCCCCGGATCTCGAAGGTGGCGGACACCGAGAGCTCCTCACCGAACTGTGAGGTGATCCGCTCAAGCGCCTCCTCCAGGGTGGCCCCCGACAACGGCGCCGGACTCAGTTCGGTGATCAGCGTCCGCGCCTCGGCCAGGTTCTCGCGCGCGGTCTGTACGGCCAGCTCGATCCGCCGTGCATCGGGCTGCTGGAGCAGCATGATGATGCTGGTGAAGCCCTGGGCCAGGGTGTCGTGGATCTCCCCGGCGAGGCGCTCGCGCTCGGCCAGGGCCCCGCGCTCGGCCGACAGCCTGGCCACCTCGGCCCGGCGGGCCTCCAACTCCTCGATGAGTGATGCCCGCTCCCTGCTCTGGCCGACGATGTCGACGATCCAGGGGCCGAAGGTCAGCGCGAAGGTGAGGACGAGGCCCGTCACCCCCAGGAAGACGACCAGCTCCTCCAGCGTCGGTGGGACGGCGAGGAACTCCAGCGCGGGGGCCACGTTGAAGACGATCACAGCGATCCGCGCCTGGTTCTTGGGGATCATCATGAAGCACTGCGCGCACAGGGCGAAGAGGACGAACCTGGTGGGCGGGCAGAGGGCGGCCACCGGAGTGAACAGCACGATCAGCAGGACGACGTACGCCCTTCCCCTCCATGAGCGGTACCCCACGCCGACGGCCCGGCGCCCCAGACGCGCGTACGCCACCAGGCAGCCGCAGAGCAGCACCACCCCGGTCACCCGCTCGGCTGTCCCCAGCGCTTTGTCGGAGAGCACGAAGAAAAGGGCGGTCAGGAAGGCGACGAGGTAGAGCAGCTCCCAGCCGCTCAGACGCATGAAGGCGTGTTGCCTCGTAGGTAGGGGATTGTCCAGAAACGTCACGACGGTCACTCTGCCACCTCGACGGTGAGCACCGTCCCACCCTCCCGCGAACTCCGCACCCGCATCGAGCCGCCCGCCTGCTCCACCCGGCTCCGCATGCCGCGCAGGCCGTACCCGTCGGCGGCGACGGACGGGTCGAACCCGTGCCCGTCGTCACGGACCTCCAGCGTGACCGTCCGCGGGCCATAGGCCGCGGAGACGTCCACCCGGCCCGCCGCCGCGTGTTCACGCACGTTCGCCAGGGCCTCCTGGGCGGCGCGGATGAGCACCACCTCGGCGGAGGGCGGTAGCGGTCGCGACTCGCCGTGGACCGTGAAGGTCACGGCGATCCCCGCCTCCTCCCCGAGCCGGTCGGCCAGCCGTACCAGCGCCTCGTCCAGGGTGGAGCCGTCCAGCGGTGCCGGGCTGAGCGCGGCCATCAGCGCGCGGGCCTCGGCCAGGTTCTCGCGCGCCGTCTGTACGGCCAGCGCCAGGTGGCGGGCCGGGTCGGGCTGGGCGTCGGCGGCCTGGAGCAGCATGATGATGCTGGTGAAGCCCTGGGCCAGGGTGTCGTGGATCTCCCCGGCGAGGCGCTCGCGCTCGGTCAGCGCCCCGTGCTCGGCCGACAGCCTGGCCACCTCGGCCCGCTGGGCCTCCAGCTCCTCGATGAGGGCCGATCGATCCTCGCTCTGCTCCATGACCCGTTCCATCCATATCCCTGACACGGTCGAGAACAAGATCAAGGTTGTGCTGATGGCCAGGTAGTCGAGCGCCCCCTCCTTGCCGACGGCGAGGTGGACCGCGCCCCGCCGCCGGTCCCCGGCCAGGACCGCCGGGCGGCCCGGACGGACCGGTGGCGCGCCCGGGCCGGATCGGCTAGATCACCCGTCGCGGCGGCTCTTCCAGCGGAACGTCGTCAGGCACAGCAGCATCCCTCCGACGACCCATGCTCCCAGGACCAGGGCGACCCGGCCGAGCTCGTAGGACTTCGTGAGCTCCAGCGTGGCCCCGACGTCACCCAGGAAGACCGAGCGGAAACCCTGGCACATCCACTTGAGCGGGAAGACCGACGAGATGTTCACCAGCCAGGACGGGAGCTGGGTGACGGGGATGAACACCCCCGAGATGAACTGCAGCACCACGAACGGCATGGCGATCACCGCACTGGCGCTCTTGCCGGACCTGGGCAGGCTGCTGACGGCGATACCGAGCAGGGACGCGCCGAGCACACCGAGCACGAACACCCAGACGAAGGTCAGCCAGGTGGAGATCTCGGAGGGCAGCTTCAGACCGAACAGCACCACCCCGATGACCAGCAGGATCACCACCTGGCAGAAGGAGATGAACAGGGTGTTGAGCGCCTTGCCGATGAAGTAGGAGCTGCGCGGCAGCGGCGTGCCCAGTATCCGCTTGAGCGTGCCGTCGTCGCGGTCCATCGCGATGCCGATGCCGAGATTCTGGAAGCCCGTCATCGTCGCCGAACCGATCAGCCCGGCCACGTAGAGCTGGGAGACGTTGAGCCCCGTCCCCTCCAGATCGTCCGCGAAGATCGAACCGAAGATCACCAGCAGGACGATCGGGAAGGAGAAGGTGAAGATCACCGCGTCCTTCTCCCGGAAGAACAGCCTGATCTCGAGAGCCGCCCGCGACAGCCCCAGCCGTATCGCGGAGGGCGGCGGACCGAGAGGCGGCGCGGAGGCTCGGGTAACGGTCTGGCTCATCGGGTGATCACCTCGGGGGGTCGGGCGCGGCTGGACGGGGGGCGTGCTCACGCGGGGGCCTCGATGAGCTGGAGGTAGATGTCCTCCAGCGAGGGACGGGTCACGGTCAGCTCAGGGACCTCGCCGTCGAAACGACGGGTCAGCTCCAGCACCGTCCTGGTCGGGGTGCCGGTCTCCAGAGAGCGGCGCTCCCCCTCGTCGGACCAGCTCACCCTGGCCTTGGCGGTCGCCCGGCCCCCCAGGGTCGCCGGGTCGCCCTCGGCCACGATGCGGCCCCCGGCGACCACGGCCACCCGGTCGGCCAGCGCCTCGGCCTCGTCCAGGTAGTGCGTGGTCAGCACGATCGTGGTTCCCTGGTGGGCCAGGCTCTCGATCAGGTCCCAGAAATGCCGGCGCGCCTCGGGGTCGAACCCGGTGGTCGGCTCGTCGAGGAAGAGCAGCTCCGGACCGCCGATCACCCCCAGGGCCACGTCCACCCTGCGCCGCTGGCCACCGGAGAGCTGGCGGATCCGCTGACCGGCCTTGTCCGTCAGGCCGACCTGCTCGATCACCTCGTCCGGGTCCTTGGGATGGGGGTAGTACCTCGCGAAGTGCCGTACGGTCTCCCGCACGGTCGCCTCGGCCACGTCGTTGGCCGTCTGCAGCACCACGCCGATCCGCGAGCGCCACTCCCGCGTCGGTCTCCCCGGGTCGACGCCCAGGACGCTGACCTCCCCGGCGTCCCGGGTCCGGTATCCCTCCATGATCTCCACCGTGGTGGACTTCCCGGCACCGTTGGGCCCGAGGATCGCGAACACCTCGCCCGCGTTGATGTCGAGGTCGACGCCCCCGACCGCCTGCACGTCGCCGTAGCGCTTGGTCAGGCCCCGCACCGTCACCGCTGTCGTCATGCCCCAAGCGTCGTCCCCGTACGGCTCCCGCGGCACCAACGACCGGTGGACCGGAATGTCCTCCTTTCGGAGGACACGGTCAGGTCGGTGGAGACGTGGCCGGGTCTGGCACGCCGTACGCGTCAGAACAGGGTGTCGTTGCGCTCGATGCCCCGCAGCTTGTCGTAGTCGAGGACGACACAGTCGATGCCGCGGTCGCCGGCGAGCACCCGGGCCTGCGGTTTGATCTCCTGAGCGGCGAAGATGCCCTTCACCGGGGCGAGGAGCGGGTCGCGGTTGAGGAGCTCCAGATAACGGGTGAGCTGCTCGACGCCGTCGATGTCACCGCGGCGCTTGAGCTCCACCGCCACGGTCGCCCCCGTGTGGTCACGGCAGAGGATGTCCACCGGCCCGATCGCCGTCATGTATTCGCGGCGGACCAGCGTCCAGCCCGCGCCCAGCGTGGTGATGTGCTCGGCCAGCAGCTCCTGCAGATGCGCCTCGACACCGTCCTTGATCAGGCCGGGGTCGACCCCCAGCTCATGGCGGGAGTCGTGGAGGATCTCCTCCATGGTGAGCACCAGCTTCTCGCCGGTCTTGCCGTGGGTCACCGTCCAGGTGCCCTCCTCCTCGCGGAGCCTGCACGGCGGGTTCATCCAGTTCAGTGGCTTGAACGCCCGGTCGTCAGCATGGATGGAGACGCTGCTGTCGGCTTTTATGAGGATGAGCCGGGGCGCCATCGGAAGGTGGGCGGTGAGCTTTCCGACGTAATCCACGCTGCACCGCGCTATGACCAGACGCATGCCCGAACCCTACCGGCCGGACGGGGCCCGTATCCCTCGGATCCGTCCGGCCGGGTCTCCTGTCGCGCGCCGGGGTCCTCGGATCAGCCGAGGAGAACGGCGGCACCAGAGACAGCACGCGTCCCACCACGGTCACGGTAGCCTCCCCTTTTCGGGTAGCCGGTCCCCCTCTGGGAGACTGTGGCTGTGCCGGACCGGGCGGTCGCCGGGCCGGACGGGATCTCGCAGGGCGATGCCGGTGTGGTGGGGAGAGCGATGACAGGCGCTTTTGAGACGGTCGGAGTGGTCGGGCTCGGCACGATGGGCGCGGGGATCGCCGAGGTGTTCGCCCTGGCGGGTCTCGCGGTGATCGGCGTGGAGGCCGACCTGGCGGCGCTGGAGCGGGGACGCGGCCATCTGGAGGGGTCCACGGCCAAGGCCGTGGCCAAGGGCAGGCTGGGCGAGGCCGAAAGGGCGGAG
Above is a genomic segment from Streptosporangium album containing:
- a CDS encoding S41 family peptidase is translated as MVSGSYLRFPHISRETLIFVADDDVWVAPSAGGRAWRLSSDRAPAGYPHLSPDATKVAWTSVRDGAPEVFLADLESGSAERLTYWGDRRTRTRGWTPDGKVLAISATGQPFATRTWAYALADGQVERLPYGPATDLSVTGEAVALLTASLARDPATWKRYRGGTAGRLWVQRAGGDFTRLLAEVKGHFANPMLVGGRLVFLSDHEGVGNLYSCALDGTGLRRHTDHDVFYARHATTDGTRIVYQNAGDLYLLDGLDTETRKLDVTLGAPLRGRQPYQVNAGRRLHDLAVDATGRASVVEVQGSVHWITHRDGPARQLSTGLSAGKPRILGTDRVVWVFDDGERQGLEIGPAGGGESRRIAVGKLGEVGDLAAAPDGSTVAVAARDGRLLLVDVASGEVAELATANGEIDGLAWSPDSAWLAWSHPEAAPLRRIRLARAADRVVTDVTDGRFVDVSPAFAGDYLAFLSRRGFDPVYDAHSFDMSFPFGYRPYLVPLGAATPSPFAPSSEGRPVGEPDDDKKRRKDDDAITVDLDGIAARVVQVPVPEGRYSALRAVKGGFVWLREPLAGELGEDRDKAGAERPRPALDRYDLVKRTCEEVVDKLDSYWVSGDGTQLVVRDKGALTVRPVAGKSGGEDAAVDLSRIRVTADPQAYRRHAYAQMGRRIRADFWVEDMADVEWDAVLEEYRPLVERVATADDFADLLWEVVGELGSSHAYVDAAPWGHPVSDAVGLLGADLSRDGDGRWRVDRVLPGESSDVHARSPLAAPGAVIQPGETLLAIDGRPVPPQGPAPLLVGSADKPVELTLGGGRRAVVTPLGDDRRLRYQDWVAGRRAHVRLLGGGRLGYLHIPDMVAEGWAQFHRDLRKEMTFEGLVVDVRGNRGGHTSQLVVEKLLRRVIGWAPPRGLEPITYPEEAPRGPLVAVTDQDAGSDGDIVTAAFKIYKLGPVVGTRTWGGVIGIDGDHRLADGSHITVPRYGFWFEGLGWGVENYGVDPDVEVDITPDDWAAGRDPQIEEAVRLALAALAERPAATPPDTATRPSRRRPALPPRP
- a CDS encoding histidine kinase, coding for MTTPQLADATGVTAAGLDNVIEVGGLRQRYGGFEAVRGISLEGKEARARPAVTEERLRFSRDLHDLVGHSLSAIAVKSEVAVKLSKADPGRAAGEMEEVRGRRGRR
- a CDS encoding STAS domain-containing protein, which codes for MRVTENPGAQVVSVGNRLDVGTVAGVRPRLHGAVDSGDGDLIVDLSGLEMIDATGLGVLVGTHRRALGAERRLILRGVPPRVMRVLAVTRLNRVLTVELPMAAVA
- a CDS encoding TetR/AcrR family transcriptional regulator, which encodes MSQRSYRGMSAEERLAERRERLVSAAYTLYADLGFPETTIEKLCTLARISNRAFYECFSGRNELLQAVHDRCVQETVLAVLKSMEQAPETPTGRVEVGIAAYISFVTEDRRRAKILHLEVRRAGDYLTRSRQHSVAVFTQIIETNIFDLPEATKANQHLLALGVIGAMQELLTEWVLADDPPDVDHLIDTAIHIFHRSFAT
- a CDS encoding response regulator; the protein is MLRLLIVDDHPVVREGLRGMLEADPEITVVGEAASGDEAVVRAGELRPDVILMDLRMPDGDGVSATSRILAVRPESRVIVLTTYETDQDIVRAVEAGAAGYLLKDTSRADLLAAIASAARGETVLSPSVATRLVTRMRAPVSDSLSPREAQVLSLVAVGLTNAEIGKALFISETTVKTHLLRVFGKLGVSDRTAAVTTALDRGFITR
- a CDS encoding sensor histidine kinase; the encoded protein is MRLSGWELLYLVAFLTALFFVLSDKALGTAERVTGVVLLCGCLVAYARLGRRAVGVGYRSWRGRAYVVLLIVLFTPVAALCPPTRFVLFALCAQCFMMIPKNQARIAVIVFNVAPALEFLAVPPTLEELVVFLGVTGLVLTFALTFGPWIVDIVGQSRERASLIEELEARRAEVARLSAERGALAERERLAGEIHDTLAQGFTSIIMLLQQPDARRIELAVQTARENLAEARTLITELSPAPLSGATLEEALERITSQFGEELSVSATFEIRGGSRAAPTKVEVVLLRAAQEALANVRKHAGADAVAVTLEYTPEATRLTVHDDGTGFAPSAAEGYGLRGMRTRVEQMGGTLTVTGPPGGGTDLVAVVPADQPDHGA
- a CDS encoding sensor histidine kinase gives rise to the protein MERVMEQSEDRSALIEELEAQRAEVARLSAEHGALTERERLAGEIHDTLAQGFTSIIMLLQAADAQPDPARHLALAVQTARENLAEARALMAALSPAPLDGSTLDEALVRLADRLGEEAGIAVTFTVHGESRPLPPSAEVVLIRAAQEALANVREHAAAGRVDVSAAYGPRTVTLEVRDDGHGFDPSVAADGYGLRGMRSRVEQAGGSMRVRSSREGGTVLTVEVAE
- a CDS encoding ABC transporter permease, yielding MSQTVTRASAPPLGPPPSAIRLGLSRAALEIRLFFREKDAVIFTFSFPIVLLVIFGSIFADDLEGTGLNVSQLYVAGLIGSATMTGFQNLGIGIAMDRDDGTLKRILGTPLPRSSYFIGKALNTLFISFCQVVILLVIGVVLFGLKLPSEISTWLTFVWVFVLGVLGASLLGIAVSSLPRSGKSASAVIAMPFVVLQFISGVFIPVTQLPSWLVNISSVFPLKWMCQGFRSVFLGDVGATLELTKSYELGRVALVLGAWVVGGMLLCLTTFRWKSRRDG
- a CDS encoding ABC transporter ATP-binding protein, which gives rise to MTTAVTVRGLTKRYGDVQAVGGVDLDINAGEVFAILGPNGAGKSTTVEIMEGYRTRDAGEVSVLGVDPGRPTREWRSRIGVVLQTANDVAEATVRETVRHFARYYPHPKDPDEVIEQVGLTDKAGQRIRQLSGGQRRRVDVALGVIGGPELLFLDEPTTGFDPEARRHFWDLIESLAHQGTTIVLTTHYLDEAEALADRVAVVAGGRIVAEGDPATLGGRATAKARVSWSDEGERRSLETGTPTRTVLELTRRFDGEVPELTVTRPSLEDIYLQLIEAPA
- the nucS gene encoding endonuclease NucS, with the protein product MRLVIARCSVDYVGKLTAHLPMAPRLILIKADSSVSIHADDRAFKPLNWMNPPCRLREEEGTWTVTHGKTGEKLVLTMEEILHDSRHELGVDPGLIKDGVEAHLQELLAEHITTLGAGWTLVRREYMTAIGPVDILCRDHTGATVAVELKRRGDIDGVEQLTRYLELLNRDPLLAPVKGIFAAQEIKPQARVLAGDRGIDCVVLDYDKLRGIERNDTLF